One segment of Alphaproteobacteria bacterium DNA contains the following:
- a CDS encoding RlmE family RNA methyltransferase — protein sequence MARFSRSKRGPGRAPPKQKLRTAKGRSISSSRWLQRQLDDPYVARARVEGYRSRAAFKLLEMDERFRFLKRGATVVDLGAAPGGWTQVAVAGGSRVLAVDLAEFEPVAGAEHLTLDFLDAGADDAIRAALGRPADVVLSDMAAPATGTRNVDHLRIMALCEAVAEFAESVLVPEGCFLAKVLRGGGEAALVAHLKQRFRSIRHVKPPASRADSTEFYLLAMGFRGPQKD from the coding sequence ATGGCGAGATTTTCGCGGAGCAAGCGCGGCCCGGGGCGGGCGCCGCCCAAGCAGAAGCTGCGCACGGCAAAGGGGCGCTCGATATCCTCCTCGCGCTGGCTGCAGCGTCAGCTTGATGATCCTTATGTCGCGCGCGCTCGGGTCGAGGGCTATCGCAGCCGCGCCGCCTTTAAACTGCTGGAGATGGACGAGCGCTTCCGCTTTCTCAAGCGTGGCGCGACGGTGGTCGATCTGGGTGCCGCGCCCGGCGGCTGGACGCAGGTCGCGGTGGCGGGCGGCAGCCGCGTTCTGGCGGTAGACCTGGCGGAATTTGAGCCGGTGGCGGGCGCTGAGCATCTCACCCTCGATTTTCTCGATGCAGGCGCCGACGACGCTATCCGTGCGGCGCTCGGTAGGCCAGCTGACGTGGTGCTAAGCGACATGGCTGCACCCGCTACGGGCACGCGCAATGTCGATCACCTGCGCATCATGGCGTTATGCGAGGCGGTGGCCGAGTTTGCCGAGAGCGTGCTGGTGCCGGAGGGGTGTTTTCTGGCTAAAGTTCTGCGGGGCGGCGGCGAGGCTGCTCTGGTGGCGCATCTCAAACAGCGTTTTCGCTCAATCCGCCACGTCAAGCCGCCGGCCAGCCGGGCCGACTCTACCGAGTTCTATCTGCTGGCGATGGGCTTTCGTGGCCCGCAAAAGGATTAG
- the guaB gene encoding IMP dehydrogenase has translation MTLSEALTFDDVLIKPAASSVLPGSVDVSSRLTRTISLGIPLVSAAMDTVTESRLAIAMAQAGGIGVIHKSMDIDVQADEVRRVKKFESGMVVNPVTVTPETKLVEVQALQTRLNISGFPVVEGDNGRLVGIVTNRDVRFATDPNVSVRELMTHEDLITIDEGADFEQAKRLLHQHRIEKLLVTDAGGHCVGLITVTDIEKAQKFPNANKDEKGRLRVAAAVGVGEANLERAAALVEADVDVLVVDTAHGHSEGVLQTVKKAKELSNYTQVIGGNVATADGARALVDAGADAIKVGIGPGSICTTRVVAGVGVPQFTAVRETAEVGLAAGVPVIADGGIRFSGDFAKALAAGAECAMIGSLLAGTEESPGEVYLYQGRSYKAYRGMGSMGAMARGSADRYFQAEVADALKLVPEGVEGRVPFKGPVATVLHQLVGGLRSAMGYTGSADIAALRDGAEFLRVTGSGIREGHVHDVTVTREAPNYIPGN, from the coding sequence ATGACCCTCAGCGAAGCGCTTACATTCGACGATGTGCTGATCAAACCGGCAGCGTCCAGCGTATTGCCCGGCAGCGTGGACGTATCTAGCCGTTTGACGCGTACGATCAGCCTTGGCATACCCCTAGTCTCGGCGGCCATGGATACGGTCACAGAAAGCCGGCTCGCCATCGCTATGGCTCAGGCGGGCGGCATCGGCGTGATTCACAAGAGCATGGATATCGATGTACAGGCCGACGAAGTTCGGCGGGTGAAGAAGTTCGAATCCGGCATGGTGGTTAACCCGGTCACCGTGACACCGGAGACCAAGCTCGTCGAGGTGCAGGCGCTGCAGACGCGGCTCAACATCTCGGGCTTTCCCGTGGTCGAAGGCGATAACGGTCGCCTAGTCGGTATTGTTACCAATCGCGACGTGCGCTTCGCCACGGATCCGAACGTGTCGGTGCGTGAGTTGATGACACACGAAGATCTCATCACCATCGACGAGGGCGCGGATTTCGAGCAGGCCAAGCGACTGCTGCACCAGCACCGTATCGAGAAGTTGCTGGTCACCGATGCCGGTGGCCATTGCGTCGGCCTGATCACTGTCACCGATATCGAGAAGGCGCAGAAGTTCCCCAACGCCAATAAGGACGAAAAAGGACGCCTGCGCGTGGCCGCCGCTGTTGGCGTGGGCGAGGCCAATCTTGAGCGCGCTGCTGCCCTGGTGGAGGCGGATGTGGATGTGCTCGTGGTCGACACGGCGCACGGCCATTCCGAGGGCGTGCTGCAGACCGTTAAGAAGGCCAAGGAACTCTCGAATTACACCCAGGTGATCGGTGGTAATGTGGCCACGGCCGATGGCGCTAGGGCGCTGGTCGATGCCGGCGCCGATGCCATCAAAGTCGGCATCGGGCCGGGTTCTATCTGCACCACGCGCGTGGTCGCGGGTGTCGGCGTGCCCCAGTTTACGGCGGTGCGTGAGACGGCGGAAGTGGGGCTCGCAGCCGGCGTGCCGGTGATCGCCGATGGCGGCATCCGCTTTTCCGGAGATTTTGCCAAGGCGCTCGCCGCCGGGGCTGAATGCGCCATGATCGGCTCGCTGCTAGCCGGCACGGAAGAGAGCCCAGGAGAGGTCTATCTCTACCAGGGTCGCAGCTACAAGGCCTATCGCGGCATGGGCTCCATGGGTGCCATGGCGCGCGGTTCGGCCGACCGTTATTTCCAGGCTGAGGTCGCGGACGCGCTCAAGCTGGTGCCCGAGGGTGTCGAGGGCCGTGTTCCCTTCAAGGGGCCGGTCGCCACGGTCTTGCACCAGCTCGTCGGTGGTCTGCGTTCGGCTATGGGCTACACCGGTAGTGCTGACATTGCCGCGCTGCGCGATGGTGCTGAGTTCCTGCGCGTCACAGGCTCCGGCATCCGCGAAGGCCATGTCCATGACGTCACTGTGACCAGAGAGGCCCCTAACTACATTCCTGGCAATTAA
- a CDS encoding RsmB/NOP family class I SAM-dependent RNA methyltransferase, with product MTPAGRVQAAVELLSQIEAEGMPADAALRTYTRARRYMGSKDRRAVADLVFATIRKRLEWDWRIARRGGVPSPRLRVLAGLARNDFDAMVCLCDGSPYGPASLDKAEQALLAAVAVDAAEAPSNIPEWLVPKMRRRFGAAMEEELAALDGEAAVDLRLALGYDRDTVIAELNSFGISAEVTPLSAYGIRVHGRPRLDNIPAWRDGVIEIQDEGAQLVALLCEAAKAHCIIDYCAGAGGKTLALAALAPDARLIACDSDARRLARLEPRLTRMGIAGVESHVIGLDDALPEGLAERVLVDVPCSGTGAWRRNPDDRHRLTPDSLATYTARQDEILAAAAALVIPGGRLIYATCSLLMCENEDRVETFLSSRRDFRRLDIRDIWSRVIEAPAPDGGPDLLLTPQRHGTDGFYIAILECV from the coding sequence ATGACCCCGGCTGGGCGTGTGCAGGCGGCGGTCGAGCTGTTGTCTCAGATCGAGGCCGAGGGCATGCCGGCTGATGCGGCGCTCAGGACCTATACGCGTGCGCGGCGCTACATGGGGTCGAAGGATCGCCGCGCCGTTGCCGACCTGGTGTTCGCGACTATCCGCAAACGTTTGGAATGGGACTGGCGCATCGCCCGGCGAGGCGGCGTGCCGAGCCCGCGCCTGCGCGTTCTCGCCGGGCTGGCGCGGAACGACTTTGATGCCATGGTCTGTCTTTGTGACGGCAGCCCCTATGGCCCCGCGTCTCTCGACAAGGCCGAGCAGGCGCTGCTTGCGGCAGTGGCCGTCGATGCCGCAGAGGCGCCCTCCAATATTCCCGAATGGCTCGTGCCGAAGATGCGCCGGCGCTTCGGTGCGGCGATGGAAGAGGAGCTTGCCGCGCTCGATGGCGAAGCGGCGGTTGATCTGCGCTTGGCGCTTGGCTACGACCGGGATACCGTCATTGCCGAGCTGAACTCGTTCGGGATATCAGCCGAGGTGACGCCACTCTCAGCGTACGGAATTCGTGTGCATGGCCGCCCGCGACTCGACAACATACCCGCATGGCGGGATGGTGTAATCGAGATTCAGGACGAGGGCGCGCAACTGGTGGCGCTGTTATGCGAGGCGGCGAAGGCCCATTGTATCATCGACTATTGCGCCGGTGCGGGCGGCAAGACCTTGGCGCTGGCAGCGCTGGCGCCGGACGCTCGGCTGATCGCCTGTGATAGCGATGCTCGGCGTCTTGCTCGTCTTGAGCCAAGGCTCACCCGCATGGGCATCGCCGGGGTCGAGAGCCATGTCATCGGCCTTGATGATGCGCTGCCAGAAGGCTTGGCCGAGCGGGTTCTTGTGGATGTGCCGTGTAGCGGCACGGGCGCTTGGCGACGCAATCCCGACGATCGCCACAGGCTGACTCCCGACTCTCTCGCTACGTATACGGCGCGGCAGGACGAAATTCTCGCCGCCGCCGCCGCGCTGGTCATACCTGGCGGGCGCCTGATCTATGCGACGTGCTCGCTGCTGATGTGTGAGAACGAGGACCGCGTTGAGACATTTCTCAGTTCACGAAGAGATTTTCGCCGTCTCGATATCCGAGACATCTGGAGCCGGGTTATAGAGGCGCCCGCGCCGGATGGCGGGCCAGACCTGTTGCTCACGCCACAGCGCCACGGTACGGACGGCTTCTATATCGCGATTCTCGAGTGCGTTTAA
- a CDS encoding mandelate racemase/muconate lactonizing enzyme family protein codes for MKIATIKAFPISFSVPAEHQVRLGIGLAVKRDAVLVRIETDDGIVGWGEAHAGRAPGSIAQLINTTLTTLIQDMGADDVVGVWDRVYKMQLASHGMGTASSLALSGIDIALWDIRAKAVGWPLYRLLGGAAKAIPAYAGGVSLGYQPPAELTDEAASVVASGYRALKLRLGDSAQADIARIVAVRERIGDDIAILTDANTAYTLDDARRVMPVLDDVNAGWLEEPFAPHDHRRYREAKGFGITPLAAGENHFTRFEFHRLIEDGVITILQPDLSKTGGVTEGMRIAALASAWKLGINPHTSLTSLNVAASIHYLCSIDNAGYFEADLAAHNPFRDQLCSWRAEVDETGHVRPPENPGLGVQIDEAMLADFPLIDGPGYV; via the coding sequence ATGAAAATTGCTACTATCAAAGCCTTCCCAATCTCCTTTTCCGTCCCTGCTGAGCATCAGGTGAGGCTCGGTATTGGCCTAGCGGTCAAACGCGATGCTGTATTGGTGCGCATCGAGACCGACGACGGTATCGTCGGCTGGGGCGAGGCCCATGCGGGCCGTGCGCCAGGATCAATTGCCCAGCTCATCAACACCACACTGACTACGCTTATCCAGGACATGGGCGCAGACGATGTCGTCGGCGTCTGGGATCGGGTCTACAAGATGCAGCTCGCCAGCCACGGTATGGGTACCGCATCAAGCCTAGCGCTGAGTGGCATCGACATCGCGCTCTGGGACATTCGCGCCAAGGCTGTGGGTTGGCCACTATACCGGTTGCTCGGCGGTGCGGCGAAAGCGATTCCGGCCTATGCTGGCGGCGTCTCTCTCGGCTACCAGCCGCCGGCCGAGCTGACGGACGAGGCAGCGAGCGTGGTGGCAAGCGGCTACCGCGCGCTGAAGCTGCGGCTCGGTGACAGCGCCCAAGCGGACATCGCGCGCATCGTGGCGGTACGCGAGCGTATCGGCGACGACATCGCCATCCTGACCGACGCAAACACCGCCTATACGCTCGACGATGCGCGCCGCGTCATGCCAGTGCTGGACGACGTCAATGCGGGCTGGCTGGAAGAGCCGTTCGCGCCGCATGACCACCGCCGCTATCGCGAGGCCAAGGGCTTCGGGATCACCCCGCTCGCCGCCGGCGAGAACCATTTCACACGCTTCGAATTCCACCGCCTCATCGAGGATGGCGTGATCACGATCCTACAACCTGACCTCTCGAAGACCGGTGGTGTCACCGAGGGCATGCGTATCGCGGCGCTGGCCTCGGCCTGGAAGCTCGGCATCAATCCGCACACCTCGCTCACCAGCCTCAACGTCGCGGCCAGCATCCATTATCTCTGTAGCATCGACAATGCGGGTTATTTCGAGGCCGATCTGGCGGCGCACAACCCTTTCCGAGACCAGCTCTGCAGCTGGCGCGCTGAAGTCGATGAGACGGGCCATGTGCGCCCGCCAGAGAACCCTGGCCTAGGCGTTCAGATTGACGAGGCGATGCTCGCGGATTTTCCACTGATCGACGGACCGGGCTACGTTTAG
- a CDS encoding peptidyl-alpha-hydroxyglycine alpha-amidating lyase family protein gives MATNAYNLDYQVLEGWEQLPEGWSFVEVAGVAVDSHDRVYVFNRGAHPVIVFDKEGKFLNAWGEGIFSSAHGIFIDRNDHVWCADNLDHTVRKFTTSGELLMTLGKADQPADTGFMLGRTPVQYAGGPFNMVTNVAVAEDGELFISDGYGNARVHRFSAGGKLLASWGGPGNGPGQFNLPHGIVVDRSGRVLVADRENSRIQFFSKDGEYLNSWDWVNRPDDLFLDEQENLYIAELGWNIPFPHRPEFRLMDHPPMGHAPIARVTICDLDGNIQTQLGGADSLLPGNFIVPHGIWADSRGDFYVGEVIKASGSIDHFAPLTCHAFQKFIRAG, from the coding sequence ATGGCGACCAACGCATACAATCTCGACTATCAGGTGTTGGAGGGCTGGGAGCAGCTTCCCGAAGGCTGGTCGTTCGTCGAGGTGGCCGGGGTGGCGGTGGATTCCCACGACCGGGTCTACGTCTTTAATCGCGGTGCCCACCCGGTCATCGTGTTCGACAAGGAGGGAAAGTTCCTCAACGCCTGGGGCGAAGGCATCTTCTCTTCGGCGCACGGCATCTTCATCGACCGCAACGACCATGTCTGGTGCGCGGACAATTTGGACCACACGGTGCGCAAATTCACCACGTCGGGTGAGTTGCTGATGACCCTCGGCAAAGCCGATCAACCGGCAGACACTGGCTTCATGCTGGGGAGGACGCCAGTGCAATATGCCGGCGGACCCTTCAACATGGTGACCAACGTTGCCGTGGCGGAGGACGGCGAGCTATTCATCTCAGACGGTTACGGCAATGCTCGCGTGCACCGCTTCAGTGCCGGCGGAAAGTTGCTCGCCTCTTGGGGTGGGCCCGGCAACGGGCCGGGTCAGTTCAATCTGCCGCACGGCATCGTCGTCGACCGCTCGGGCCGGGTTCTGGTCGCCGATCGCGAGAACTCGCGCATCCAGTTCTTCTCCAAGGATGGCGAGTATCTGAATAGCTGGGATTGGGTAAACCGCCCGGACGATCTCTTCCTCGACGAGCAGGAGAACCTCTATATCGCCGAGCTAGGCTGGAACATACCCTTTCCCCACAGGCCAGAATTCCGGCTCATGGACCACCCGCCCATGGGGCACGCACCGATCGCACGGGTTACCATTTGCGACCTTGACGGCAATATCCAGACCCAGCTCGGCGGCGCGGATTCACTGCTGCCTGGCAACTTCATCGTGCCGCATGGTATTTGGGCAGATTCGCGCGGCGATTTCTACGTTGGCGAGGTGATCAAGGCCTCAGGCTCGATAGACCACTTCGCACCGCTCACTTGCCATGCCTTTCAGAAATTCATTCGCGCGGGTTAA
- a CDS encoding FMN-binding negative transcriptional regulator, whose translation MYRPATFDESDPSILHRLIAEIGMGVLVTPDLEATHIPWLYEPEPSPLGCLVGHVARANSHWQALPTDSEVLVVFSGANAYVSPSWYPTKQRTAKVVPTWNYVAVHAYGIAETFDDPASLRRVVAHLTEAQEARFAEPWSLDDAPADFTAALLRQIVGIRLCLTRFEGKRKLSQNRPQEDRAGVLETLGRSSRPMDQALADSMRKDM comes from the coding sequence ATGTACAGACCAGCCACTTTTGACGAGTCTGACCCAAGTATCTTGCATCGCTTGATTGCAGAGATCGGCATGGGCGTGCTCGTCACGCCCGATCTCGAGGCGACGCATATACCGTGGCTCTACGAACCCGAGCCGTCACCGCTCGGATGCCTGGTTGGGCATGTTGCACGTGCGAATTCGCATTGGCAGGCCTTGCCCACGGACAGCGAGGTGCTGGTGGTTTTTTCGGGCGCCAACGCCTATGTCTCGCCGAGTTGGTATCCCACGAAGCAGCGCACGGCCAAAGTGGTGCCGACCTGGAACTATGTCGCCGTGCACGCTTACGGCATCGCGGAGACATTTGACGACCCGGCGAGCTTGCGCCGCGTGGTCGCTCACCTGACGGAGGCGCAGGAGGCACGCTTTGCCGAGCCCTGGTCCCTCGACGATGCGCCGGCGGATTTCACCGCGGCGCTGCTACGCCAGATTGTTGGCATCCGCCTTTGTCTTACTCGCTTCGAAGGCAAGCGCAAGCTCAGCCAGAACCGCCCGCAGGAAGATCGCGCGGGCGTTCTGGAGACGCTTGGACGCTCCTCTCGCCCCATGGACCAGGCGCTCGCCGATTCCATGCGAAAGGACATGTGA
- a CDS encoding cupin domain-containing protein — translation MADAKIINIAEIDWQLMPGHYDGAYSKLLFGPETGQGGHIDYRISSYQPKGYVARHTHRVQEQIYHVLEGEGVMEFEGKRQVVRRHDVIFIPPGIEHLISNTGLDDLVFLVITVPPKDE, via the coding sequence ATGGCCGACGCCAAGATTATCAATATCGCCGAGATCGACTGGCAATTGATGCCCGGGCACTATGACGGTGCGTATTCCAAGCTGCTGTTCGGCCCCGAGACCGGACAAGGCGGACACATCGATTACCGCATCTCGTCTTATCAGCCCAAGGGCTATGTCGCCCGGCACACACACCGGGTGCAGGAGCAGATCTACCACGTATTGGAAGGCGAAGGCGTCATGGAGTTCGAGGGCAAGCGGCAAGTGGTACGTCGCCATGATGTCATCTTCATCCCGCCCGGCATCGAACACCTAATCAGCAACACCGGCCTCGACGACCTAGTCTTTCTGGTGATTACTGTGCCGCCAAAGGACGAGTGA
- a CDS encoding thiamine pyrophosphate-binding protein: protein MPEMKGGELIVEFLIKEKMPYVFGLCGHGTVGILDALHAAQDDITLVSPRHEQTAGHMADAYYRVKHEPVATLTSCGPGSANLVMALTCALSDSSAFLAITANVPTQQFDRGPFQEINRHGAADFPSVVRPVVKRSLQPTRVEMLPLALDHAWTTMTQGRPGPVQLDVPFNVFQESADVEVPTAAGERISRRSAASPEDVSGAVDMLLAAECPVLFIGHGVTLSEASAELTALAEKLSVPVISSPNGMGCLDMTHDLSLGFIGRNGVYPANQAGRHADLVLAIGARFDDRSSSSWLPGYSWNFPHTKLIHVDVDPVEIGRNYAPDLGIVADARTVLRQLLGEIERRGESGAPRLAVWRDEIAAWQQEWDDFTAPNMDARTSPLRPEQVVTTLRKLMPDDGILSLDSGVHHNWFMQFWDARMPQTMLNTWGFSAMGFGPSGILGAKLAAPESACISVVGDGGFTMTPHVLCTAVEYNIPAIWVVWNNFAWSAIRDIQYGLFEGREIGTGFYRGDNREPYNPDFAALARACGVDGTTVTDPGDLEGALEQALASGKPALLDVHVDAEVRPPATGTWALPPMPHKEPIYGTPWVPGD from the coding sequence ATGCCGGAGATGAAGGGCGGCGAACTTATCGTCGAGTTCCTGATCAAGGAAAAGATGCCGTACGTGTTCGGCCTTTGCGGCCATGGCACGGTCGGCATCCTCGATGCGCTGCACGCGGCGCAAGACGACATCACACTGGTCTCACCTCGCCACGAGCAGACCGCGGGACACATGGCCGACGCCTATTACCGGGTGAAGCACGAGCCGGTGGCTACACTGACCTCGTGCGGCCCAGGTTCGGCCAATCTGGTCATGGCGCTGACCTGTGCGCTGAGCGATTCATCCGCCTTTCTGGCAATTACCGCCAACGTGCCAACCCAGCAATTCGACCGCGGGCCCTTCCAGGAGATCAACCGCCATGGCGCGGCTGATTTTCCCTCCGTCGTGCGCCCTGTCGTCAAGCGCAGCTTGCAGCCGACCCGTGTCGAGATGTTGCCGCTGGCGCTCGACCACGCTTGGACCACGATGACCCAAGGGCGCCCCGGCCCGGTACAGCTCGACGTGCCTTTCAATGTCTTCCAGGAAAGCGCCGACGTCGAAGTACCGACCGCTGCCGGCGAGCGCATCAGCCGACGCTCTGCCGCCTCGCCCGAGGACGTGAGTGGCGCCGTCGATATGCTGCTGGCAGCGGAGTGCCCAGTGCTGTTCATCGGCCACGGCGTGACGCTCTCCGAAGCATCCGCGGAGCTCACGGCGCTTGCCGAGAAACTCTCTGTCCCCGTCATCAGCTCGCCGAACGGCATGGGTTGTCTCGACATGACCCACGACTTGTCGCTCGGCTTCATTGGCCGCAACGGCGTCTACCCGGCAAACCAAGCGGGTCGCCATGCGGACCTGGTTCTGGCAATCGGTGCCCGCTTTGACGATCGCTCGTCGTCCTCATGGCTGCCTGGCTATTCGTGGAACTTTCCGCACACCAAGCTTATCCATGTGGATGTGGACCCGGTCGAGATCGGCCGCAATTATGCGCCAGACCTTGGCATCGTGGCGGACGCGCGAACCGTGCTGCGGCAGCTACTCGGTGAGATCGAACGGCGGGGCGAAAGTGGCGCCCCGCGGCTCGCTGTCTGGCGCGACGAAATCGCCGCCTGGCAACAGGAATGGGATGACTTCACCGCCCCCAACATGGACGCGCGCACAAGCCCGCTACGGCCCGAGCAGGTCGTCACAACATTGCGCAAGCTGATGCCAGACGATGGCATCCTGTCGCTCGATTCCGGTGTCCACCACAACTGGTTCATGCAGTTCTGGGACGCGCGGATGCCCCAGACCATGCTCAACACCTGGGGGTTTTCAGCCATGGGCTTTGGGCCCTCTGGAATTCTCGGCGCCAAGCTAGCAGCGCCCGAAAGCGCCTGCATCTCGGTGGTGGGCGACGGCGGCTTCACCATGACCCCGCATGTGCTCTGCACCGCGGTCGAGTACAACATCCCGGCCATCTGGGTGGTCTGGAACAACTTCGCCTGGTCAGCCATCCGCGACATCCAGTACGGCCTGTTCGAGGGTCGCGAGATCGGCACCGGTTTTTATCGTGGTGACAATCGCGAGCCCTACAACCCGGACTTCGCAGCGCTGGCCCGCGCCTGCGGCGTGGATGGCACTACAGTCACCGACCCCGGCGATCTCGAAGGCGCGCTGGAGCAGGCGCTGGCGTCGGGCAAGCCGGCGTTACTCGACGTGCACGTGGACGCTGAAGTGCGCCCGCCCGCCACCGGCACCTGGGCGCTACCACCGATGCCCCACAAAGAACCCATCTACGGCACCCCCTGGGTGCCCGGCGACTGA
- a CDS encoding GTP-binding protein → MKVVFLFGFLGAGKTTLLRRILNAPAPDGALAVIVNEFGDVGIDGALLEDIAETTVELPSGCVCCTLQGPLVEALEDLQDYAQVIVEASGVAQPDELVAALGKESSWLTLAPLVTVVDAARFTRLHSSLGLFYGEQVTAADIVVVNKTDLATPEQLAATLATVASLNSEATVIPAEHGDIDGTPLFEGTSRKSGGGGSHIHTDAITLTCDKAIDSETLRQTFATLRCPLWRAKGFMEVDGVPSLIQYVPDALEITPAAGPHRHLVLIGPDLDPDALAAHFVFADRADSA, encoded by the coding sequence ATGAAAGTCGTCTTCCTGTTCGGCTTTCTCGGCGCCGGCAAGACAACACTGCTGCGGCGTATCCTCAACGCCCCAGCGCCCGACGGCGCGCTCGCCGTAATCGTAAACGAGTTTGGCGATGTCGGCATCGACGGTGCACTGCTCGAGGACATCGCCGAGACAACGGTCGAGCTGCCCTCGGGCTGCGTCTGTTGTACCTTGCAGGGGCCGCTGGTGGAGGCGCTGGAAGACCTGCAAGATTATGCTCAGGTGATCGTCGAGGCGAGCGGCGTCGCCCAGCCGGACGAGCTTGTCGCGGCTCTCGGCAAGGAATCGTCGTGGCTCACCCTCGCGCCTCTGGTCACGGTCGTCGATGCGGCGCGTTTCACACGCCTGCATAGCAGCCTCGGGCTGTTCTATGGCGAACAGGTGACGGCAGCCGACATCGTGGTCGTGAACAAGACCGATCTCGCGACACCCGAGCAACTCGCGGCGACGCTCGCTACCGTCGCCAGTCTGAACTCGGAGGCTACAGTAATTCCCGCCGAGCACGGCGATATCGACGGCACGCCTCTGTTTGAAGGCACTAGCCGCAAAAGCGGTGGCGGCGGCAGCCATATTCACACCGATGCCATCACCCTAACCTGCGACAAAGCCATCGACAGCGAGACGCTACGTCAAACTTTCGCCACCCTGCGCTGCCCCCTATGGCGCGCCAAAGGCTTCATGGAGGTGGACGGCGTGCCGTCGCTTATCCAGTACGTTCCGGACGCACTGGAGATCACCCCTGCTGCCGGCCCGCACAGGCACCTGGTGCTGATCGGGCCAGACCTCGACCCCGACGCGCTGGCCGCCCACTTCGTTTTTGCGGATCGCGCCGACAGCGCCTAA
- a CDS encoding dihydropteroate synthase, translating into MSTEIRRANFVVIGENVHTTRVLLKRGKRYISGEDGGSEGITFTDNNGNAGLLPIPDWASKTQEYEAGRIKHVMIAVRTAMAGGDDAEIAVAYLRALVANQEKNGSTYLDINVDEISIHMSERQEAMAWAVTALRGMSKLPIAVDSSDMEVIATGLDACAGSAARPMLNSASLERSDAVDLAVKHNARVVLTAAGESGMPDGVEQRLTNAGRMIKTAEAKGIARSDMFVDPLFFPVSVNPAFGMHGLDAIKGLRECWGPEIHITGGVSNVSFGIPSRKTINDVFMILGTEVGLDSGIIDPNLSPPSEVFAMDRERDDYRLAENVILGRDEGCRTYIKAWRTKQRETKRAAR; encoded by the coding sequence ATGAGCACCGAGATCCGCAGAGCCAACTTTGTCGTTATCGGCGAGAACGTTCACACGACCCGCGTACTTTTGAAGCGCGGCAAGCGTTATATCTCGGGCGAGGACGGTGGCAGCGAGGGCATCACCTTTACGGATAATAACGGCAATGCCGGCCTGCTGCCCATACCCGATTGGGCCAGCAAGACCCAAGAATACGAGGCGGGCCGCATCAAGCACGTGATGATCGCGGTCAGGACCGCGATGGCGGGTGGCGACGATGCCGAGATCGCTGTAGCCTACCTGCGCGCGCTCGTCGCCAACCAGGAAAAGAACGGCAGCACCTATCTCGACATCAATGTGGACGAGATCTCGATCCACATGTCCGAGCGCCAGGAGGCTATGGCCTGGGCCGTCACCGCCCTGCGCGGCATGAGCAAGCTGCCGATCGCCGTGGATTCCTCGGACATGGAAGTCATTGCTACGGGCCTCGATGCCTGTGCCGGATCGGCCGCGCGGCCCATGCTCAATTCCGCTTCGCTGGAGCGCAGCGATGCGGTTGATCTCGCCGTCAAGCACAATGCCCGCGTAGTGCTTACGGCGGCAGGTGAGTCAGGCATGCCAGATGGCGTCGAGCAGCGCCTGACCAATGCCGGACGCATGATCAAAACCGCCGAGGCCAAAGGCATCGCGCGCAGCGACATGTTCGTCGATCCACTGTTCTTCCCGGTCTCGGTCAATCCCGCATTCGGGATGCATGGGCTCGATGCCATCAAGGGCCTGCGCGAGTGCTGGGGGCCGGAAATCCATATCACCGGTGGCGTCAGCAACGTTTCCTTCGGCATCCCCTCGCGCAAGACCATCAACGACGTGTTCATGATTCTCGGCACCGAAGTGGGGCTGGACAGCGGCATCATCGATCCCAACCTAAGCCCGCCGTCCGAGGTTTTCGCCATGGATCGCGAGAGAGACGACTACCGGCTCGCCGAGAACGTCATCCTTGGCCGCGACGAGGGCTGCCGTACCTATATCAAGGCTTGGCGGACCAAGCAGCGGGAGACCAAGCGCGCCGCACGATGA